One segment of Candidatus Paceibacterota bacterium DNA contains the following:
- a CDS encoding phage holin family protein, which yields MNIVLNWLISAVIILAIAYILPGVTVATFWVALVVALVLGLINAFIRPIVILLTLPINILTLGLFTLVIDTILVILAAWIVEGFSIDSFWWALVFALVLWLVNSFVKKTAKNKAISFNDNSAK from the coding sequence ATGAACATTGTTTTAAATTGGTTGATTTCTGCCGTAATTATTCTGGCAATTGCTTATATTTTGCCGGGTGTTACAGTCGCCACTTTTTGGGTAGCTTTAGTCGTAGCTTTAGTTCTGGGCTTGATAAATGCTTTTATTAGGCCGATTGTTATTTTATTGACTCTGCCGATTAACATTCTGACTCTTGGGCTCTTTACTTTAGTCATAGACACCATTCTTGTTATCTTGGCAGCTTGGATTGTTGAGGGCTTTAGTATTGATAGTTTTTGGTGGGCGCTTGTCTTTGCGCTCGTGCTTTGGTTGGTTAATTCTTTTGTTAAAAAGACCGCTAAAAATAAAGCCATAAGTTTTAACGACAATTCAGCTAAATAA